From a single Solenopsis invicta isolate M01_SB chromosome 4, UNIL_Sinv_3.0, whole genome shotgun sequence genomic region:
- the LOC105195704 gene encoding FAD-dependent oxidoreductase domain-containing protein 1 isoform X1, producing the protein MLRQLTRARRCTDLLQQCSAIQFANSRRESSEFKDDDSKKYREFVDTVPPKERMLKSFKKDWKLLKRVFSNREFSDFEALWKGYDVIPTQCDVLIIGGGAIGSSIAYWLKQKIYRDEFKVVVIEKDPTYTKASTTLSVGGLRQQFSLEENIQMSLYGAEFLRNINEHLSVPGEPPIDVNFHPYGYLVLASEACAETLVQSSKLQNSLGAKNTVLTAEKLKTTFPWLNTDGIAAGCLGLEKEGWFDPWSLLCALKKKASHLGAQYVNAEVKAFQYKTILGSYDQDMNPDKRLDTVVIKTDDGDIRTIKFSIAIIAAGAFSGDVAELADIGTGEGLLSIPLPVVPRKRYVYCFHCPDGPGLNTPLTIDSSGAYFRRDGLGGNFICGKSPEPDEEPSVENLNVDHEFFENKIWPLLAHRVPAFENLKVKSSWAGYYEYNTFDENGIIGQHPYHENVYIATGFSGHGIQKAPAVGRAISELLFHDNRYITIDLSKLGFDRFLKSEPMREVHVY; encoded by the exons ATGCTACGACAATTGACACGCGCACGGCGATGCACGGACCTGCTGCAACAGTGCTCCGCGATCCAGTTTGCGAACTCCAGAAGGGAG AGTTCAGAGTTCAAAGACGATGACAGCAAGAAATACCGAGAATTTGTCGATACTGTCCCTCCAAAGGAGAGAATGCTGAAGAGTTTCAAGAAAGATTGGAAGCTGCTGAAGCGTGTATTCTCTAACAGAGAGTTCTCTGATTTTGAAGCATTGTGGAAAGGATACGATGTAATTCCTACTCAATGCGACGTACTTATTATTGGTGGTGGTGCAATTGGTAGCTCAATAGCATATTGGCTGAAGCAAAAAATCTATAGAGATGAATTCAAAGTTGTTGTAATTGAGAAAGATCCTACG tatacCAAGGCTTCGACGACTCTGTCAGTAGGTGGTCTCCGTCAACAATTTTCTCTAGAGGAAAATATCCAAATGTCATTGTACGGCGCAGAATTCCTGCGAAATATCAACGAGCATTTAAGTGTACCCGGAGAACCGCCTATCGATGTGAATTTTCATCCCTATGGCTACTTAGTATTGGCGAGCGAAGCGTGCGCCGAGACTTTAGTACAGAGTTCTAAACTGCAGAATTCTCTAGGGGCAAAAAATACCGTTCTTACTGCAGAGAAACTGAAAACCACGTTTCCTTGGTTAAACACCGATGGAATTGCGGCAGGTTGCCTTGGGCTGGAAAAGGAAGGATGGTTCGACCCGTGGTCCCTCTTATgtgccttaaaaaaaaaagctagTCATTTAGGTGCTCAATACGTCAATGCCGAAGTGAAGGCTTTTCAGTATAAGACTATTTTAGGAAGTTACGATCAGGACATGAATCCTGATAAAAGATTAGATACTGTAGTT ataaaaaCGGACGACGGTGATATTAGAACAATAAAGTTTTCCATAGCTATTATTGCAGCGGGCGCATTTAGTGGCGATGTAGCCGAGTTGGCTGATATCGGAACAGGCGAAGGATTATTATCTATACCTTTACCAGTTGTACCTAG GAAAAGATATGTATATTGTTTCCATTGTCCTGACGGACCTGGTTTAAACACACCTTTAACGATTGACTCCAGTGGTGCATATTTTAg ACGAGATGGTCTGGGAGGAAATTTTATCTGTGGAAAATCGCCAGAACCGGATGAAGAGCCGTCAGTTGAGAACTTAAATGTGGACCatgaatttttcgaaaataaaatttggcctTTGCTTGCTCACAGAGTACCAGCATTTGAAAATTTGAAG gTGAAATCTTCGTGGGCTGGATACTATGAATATAATACTTTCGATGAAAACGGTATTATCGGTCAACATCCTTACCACGAAAATGTATATATCGCGACTGGTTTTAGTGGACATGGTATCCAGAAGGCACCCGCGGTAGGAAGGGCGATTTCAGAACTACTTTTTCATGATAATCGTTATATAACTATAGATTTGTCCAAATTAGGTTTTGACAGATTCTTAAAGTCAGAACCTATGAGAGAGGTTCATGTCtattaa
- the LOC105195704 gene encoding FAD-dependent oxidoreductase domain-containing protein 1 isoform X2 yields the protein MLKSFKKDWKLLKRVFSNREFSDFEALWKGYDVIPTQCDVLIIGGGAIGSSIAYWLKQKIYRDEFKVVVIEKDPTYTKASTTLSVGGLRQQFSLEENIQMSLYGAEFLRNINEHLSVPGEPPIDVNFHPYGYLVLASEACAETLVQSSKLQNSLGAKNTVLTAEKLKTTFPWLNTDGIAAGCLGLEKEGWFDPWSLLCALKKKASHLGAQYVNAEVKAFQYKTILGSYDQDMNPDKRLDTVVIKTDDGDIRTIKFSIAIIAAGAFSGDVAELADIGTGEGLLSIPLPVVPRKRYVYCFHCPDGPGLNTPLTIDSSGAYFRRDGLGGNFICGKSPEPDEEPSVENLNVDHEFFENKIWPLLAHRVPAFENLKVKSSWAGYYEYNTFDENGIIGQHPYHENVYIATGFSGHGIQKAPAVGRAISELLFHDNRYITIDLSKLGFDRFLKSEPMREVHVY from the exons ATGCTGAAGAGTTTCAAGAAAGATTGGAAGCTGCTGAAGCGTGTATTCTCTAACAGAGAGTTCTCTGATTTTGAAGCATTGTGGAAAGGATACGATGTAATTCCTACTCAATGCGACGTACTTATTATTGGTGGTGGTGCAATTGGTAGCTCAATAGCATATTGGCTGAAGCAAAAAATCTATAGAGATGAATTCAAAGTTGTTGTAATTGAGAAAGATCCTACG tatacCAAGGCTTCGACGACTCTGTCAGTAGGTGGTCTCCGTCAACAATTTTCTCTAGAGGAAAATATCCAAATGTCATTGTACGGCGCAGAATTCCTGCGAAATATCAACGAGCATTTAAGTGTACCCGGAGAACCGCCTATCGATGTGAATTTTCATCCCTATGGCTACTTAGTATTGGCGAGCGAAGCGTGCGCCGAGACTTTAGTACAGAGTTCTAAACTGCAGAATTCTCTAGGGGCAAAAAATACCGTTCTTACTGCAGAGAAACTGAAAACCACGTTTCCTTGGTTAAACACCGATGGAATTGCGGCAGGTTGCCTTGGGCTGGAAAAGGAAGGATGGTTCGACCCGTGGTCCCTCTTATgtgccttaaaaaaaaaagctagTCATTTAGGTGCTCAATACGTCAATGCCGAAGTGAAGGCTTTTCAGTATAAGACTATTTTAGGAAGTTACGATCAGGACATGAATCCTGATAAAAGATTAGATACTGTAGTT ataaaaaCGGACGACGGTGATATTAGAACAATAAAGTTTTCCATAGCTATTATTGCAGCGGGCGCATTTAGTGGCGATGTAGCCGAGTTGGCTGATATCGGAACAGGCGAAGGATTATTATCTATACCTTTACCAGTTGTACCTAG GAAAAGATATGTATATTGTTTCCATTGTCCTGACGGACCTGGTTTAAACACACCTTTAACGATTGACTCCAGTGGTGCATATTTTAg ACGAGATGGTCTGGGAGGAAATTTTATCTGTGGAAAATCGCCAGAACCGGATGAAGAGCCGTCAGTTGAGAACTTAAATGTGGACCatgaatttttcgaaaataaaatttggcctTTGCTTGCTCACAGAGTACCAGCATTTGAAAATTTGAAG gTGAAATCTTCGTGGGCTGGATACTATGAATATAATACTTTCGATGAAAACGGTATTATCGGTCAACATCCTTACCACGAAAATGTATATATCGCGACTGGTTTTAGTGGACATGGTATCCAGAAGGCACCCGCGGTAGGAAGGGCGATTTCAGAACTACTTTTTCATGATAATCGTTATATAACTATAGATTTGTCCAAATTAGGTTTTGACAGATTCTTAAAGTCAGAACCTATGAGAGAGGTTCATGTCtattaa